The Humulus lupulus chromosome 4, drHumLupu1.1, whole genome shotgun sequence genome has a window encoding:
- the LOC133830584 gene encoding 2-hydroxy-palmitic acid dioxygenase MPO1: MGRSGLFDLEKHFAFYGAYHSNPVNILIHTLFVWPILFSTLLLMYFTPSLFNFPYGFDPGYGLILNLGFVFTVIYSLFYVCLDNKAGSLAALLCFLCWVGASLLGQRLGFSLGWKVGLAAQLVCWTGQFIGHGVFEKRAPALLDNLVQAFLMAPFFVLLEVLLSVLDYEPYPGFRTTVEARINADIQEWQEKKQKKIS; the protein is encoded by the exons ATGGGGAGGTCAGGATTGTTTGATCTGGAGAAGCACTTTGCCTTCTACGGGGCATATCACAGCAACCCAGTTAATATTTTGATACATACTTTGTTTGTGTGGCCAATCCTTTTCTCTACTCTTCTTCTTATGTACTTTACGCCATCTCTGTTCAATTTCCCATATGGGTTTGATCCTGGCTATGGACTTATTTTGAATCTGGGGTTCGTTTTTACTGTTATCTATAGTCTGTTCTACGTCTGTTTGGACAACAAAGCTGGCTCTTTGGctgctttgctctgttttctttgtTGGGTTGGAGCCAGTCTTCTTGGTCAACGCCTTGGCTTCTCATTGGGATGGAAG GTTGGACTGGCAGCTCAATTGGTGTGTTGGACAGGGCAGTTTATAGGACATGGGGTGTTTGAG AAACGCGCACCAGCTCTTCTGGACAACCTTGTTCAAGCCTTCTTGATGGCTCCTTTCTTTGTTTTGCTTGAG GTTCTTCTGTCTGTTTTGGACTATGAACCTTATCCGGGGTTTCGCACAACTGTGGAAGCAAGGATTAATGCTGATATCCAAGAGTGGCAAGAAAAGAAgcaaaaaaaaatctcttaa